The Streptomyces hundungensis genome contains the following window.
CCCCCATGTCCGAGGTCGCGGGCCGGCTCGCCCCGCAGGTCGGCGCCTACCACCTGATGCGCTCGGCCGGCGGCCGCGGCGTGCTGCCCGGCGGCGTCCCCGGCACCCACGCCGGCAAGGCGGTCGTCATCGGCGGCGGCGTCTCCGGCTGGAACGCCACGCAGATCGCCGTCGGCATGGGCTTCCACGTGACCCTGCTCGACAAGGACATCAACAAGCTCCGCGAGGCCGACAAGATCTTCGGCACCAAGGTGCAGACGATCGTCTCCAACGCCTACGAGCTGGAGAAGGCCGTCGTCGAGGCCGACCTCGTCATCGGCGCGGTGCTCATCCCCGGCGCGAAGGCCCCGAAGCTGGTCACCAACGAGCTCGTCGCCAAGATGAAGCCCGGAAGTGTCCTTGTCGACATCGCCATCGACCAGGGCGGCTGCTTCGAGGACTCGCGTCCGACCACCCACGCCGAGCCGACCTTCATGGTCCACAACTCGGTCTTCTACTGCGTGGCCAACATGCCGGGTGCGGTGCCGAACACCTCCACCTACGCCCTCACCAACGCCACGCTGCCCTACATCGTGTCGCTGGCGAACAACGGCTGGGTCGAGGCGCTGCGCCGCGACGCCGCCCTCGCGCTCGGCCTCAACACCCATGACGGCCAGGTCGTTTACGGTCCGGTCGCCGAGGCCCACGGCCTGGAGCAGGTCGAGCTGCACGCGCTTCTCGGCTAGTGAAAAGGCGGTTCGTCAACCGGACCGTCAACCGCGTACACCCGGCCGGACCTTGTCGACCAAGGTCCGGCCGGATGTGTGTCGCGACACTTCCGCCCGCCCCGGAACGACTCGCTCAACTCGCCTCGAACGTAACCCTTTAACCGTTTCGCGCACTGGTGAAACGTGCGCGTCGATGCCCGTACGCCCTTGACAGCGGGGTGTTCGGTTGCCGACACATCGGGCCGGGTCCGGCGGATTGTGTTGCTGCGGACCGGTGACACGCCATAGAGTCGCCAACCGTCGGCATGGTGCCACGCTGACCTATCGATAAAGTTTCCTGGTCACGTCCAAGGAGGTAAGACGACTTGTGAATGAGTCGACATTTACTCCCGGAGGTGGTCAGTCCGGAGTCCCTGCGGGGATGTCCGTACGGGGCCTGAGCCCTTCGGGGCCCGAGGCTGTCGGCTCCGTCGCGGTCCGCGCCTTCGAAACCACACCGGTCCCCGCCCACGCGGGGATGGTCCCCACCCAGCACATGACGACAGCCCCACGGATGATGGACGGCCTACACGTGAACGCCACGGCCGGCAACGAGAGCGGCCGGGACACCGCCGCTCTCGCCGACTTTGACGAGGTGCCCCAGGGGCACTTCTACGACCCCGACGCCGAGTACGAGCCCGACCCCGAGTACGCGGCCACCCTCGCCCCGGACGCTGCCCGCCAGCGCCGCGAGCGGATCGGCCCGACCGGACGGCCGCTGCCGTACTTCCCGATCCCGGGCCCGCTGACCGACCACGGTCCCGCGAAGATCATCGCGATGTGCAACCAGAAGGGCGGCGTGGGCAAGACGACGTCGACCATCAACCTGGGTGCCGCGCTCGCGGAGTACGGACGCCGCGTGCTGCTCGTCGACTTCGACCCGCAGGGAGCCCTGTCGGTCGGCCTCGGCGTGAACCCGATGGAACTCGACCTCACCGTCTACAACCTGCTCATGGAGCGGGGCATGTCGGCCGACGAGGTGCTGCTCAAGACCGCGGTCCCCAACATGGACCTGCTGCCGAGCAACATCGACCTGTCCGCCGCCGAGGTGCAGTTGGTGAGCGAGGTCGCGCGCGAGTCCACGCTCCAGCGGGCGCTCAAGCCGCTGATGCAGGACTACGACTACATCGTGATCGACTGTCAGCCCTCGCTCGGCCTGCTCACCGTGAACGCCCTGACGGCGGCTCACAAGGTGATCGTGCCGCTGGAGTGCGAGTTCTTCGCGCTGCGCGGTGTCGCGCTGCTGACCGAGACGATCGAGAAGGTGCAGGAACGCCTCAACCCCGACCTGGAGTTGGACGGCATCCTCGCCACGATGTACGACTCGCGCACGGTGCACAGCCGCGAGGTCCTGGCCCGGGTGGTCGAGGCCTTCGACGACCACGTCTACCACACGGTCATCGGCCGCACGGTGCGCTTCCCGGAGACCACGGTCGCCGGTGAGCCCATCACGACGTACGCCTCCAACTCCGTCGGCGCGGCCGCCTACCGCCAGCTCGCCAGGGAGGTGCTCGCCCGGTGTCACGCCGAGTGAGTCTGCCCGGGGCCGACGAACTGTTCCGTACGACCGGGGGGATGGCGCTCTCGCCGTCCACCCCCAGGCGGGGGCCCGGTGGCGAGGCGCGGGTGCCGGCGCCGGCGGGCGAGAGCGAACCCGTGGCCGCCGAGTCCGCCCCCGAGGCGGAGCACGGCGCGGCCGAGGAGGACTCCGGCTCGGGCGAACCGCGCAGCCGCGGCGCCGCCGATGCGGACGCCGCCAAGGCGCGGCGCACCCCCGCGCAGGGCGGCTCCGGCACCGCGCAGCAGCGCCGCCGCCAGCGGGCGGCCAACCGGCGGCCCAGCGGCCGCGAGCGCCACGA
Protein-coding sequences here:
- the ald gene encoding alanine dehydrogenase, encoding MKVGIPREVKNNEFRVAITPAGVHELVRHGHQVFVEQSAGVGSSITDAEYVAAGAEILATADEVWATADLLLKVKEPIAEEYHRLRKDQTLFTYLHLAASRECTDALLESGTTAIAYETVETAGRQLPLLAPMSEVAGRLAPQVGAYHLMRSAGGRGVLPGGVPGTHAGKAVVIGGGVSGWNATQIAVGMGFHVTLLDKDINKLREADKIFGTKVQTIVSNAYELEKAVVEADLVIGAVLIPGAKAPKLVTNELVAKMKPGSVLVDIAIDQGGCFEDSRPTTHAEPTFMVHNSVFYCVANMPGAVPNTSTYALTNATLPYIVSLANNGWVEALRRDAALALGLNTHDGQVVYGPVAEAHGLEQVELHALLG
- a CDS encoding ParA family protein, with product MSVRGLSPSGPEAVGSVAVRAFETTPVPAHAGMVPTQHMTTAPRMMDGLHVNATAGNESGRDTAALADFDEVPQGHFYDPDAEYEPDPEYAATLAPDAARQRRERIGPTGRPLPYFPIPGPLTDHGPAKIIAMCNQKGGVGKTTSTINLGAALAEYGRRVLLVDFDPQGALSVGLGVNPMELDLTVYNLLMERGMSADEVLLKTAVPNMDLLPSNIDLSAAEVQLVSEVARESTLQRALKPLMQDYDYIVIDCQPSLGLLTVNALTAAHKVIVPLECEFFALRGVALLTETIEKVQERLNPDLELDGILATMYDSRTVHSREVLARVVEAFDDHVYHTVIGRTVRFPETTVAGEPITTYASNSVGAAAYRQLAREVLARCHAE